From the genome of Alicyclobacillus sp. SO9:
TCACGCATGAGGCTGTACTCATCGTACATCCATGCCATGATTTGAGGGTTTGTATACACATCGGGTGCCGGAATGTCCTTTGTGGGACCTACAATCTGACTGATAGCTCGCACATAGCCCCTCGCCAGACGTTCTTGCTCAGTCGTTGACATGGTTCTTGGGTCACAGATGATTCCGCCTTTCGCACCGCCGTACGGAAGGTCAAAAATGCCGCATTTAATGCTCATCCAAATGGACAGCGCTTTGACCTCATCAAGGCTTACATTGGGATGAAAACGGATTCCACCCTTGGTTGGACCAACGGCGTCGTTGTGCTGAGCACGAAACCCTGTAAACACTTCTGTATGGCCATCGTCCATTCGAACAGGGATGCGGACGGTCATGGTGCGAATTGGCTCGGCCAGCAATTCGAACATTTCGTCTGAATATCCCAGCCGCTCCAGCGCTGCTTCAACAGCGTTTTGAGTATTAATCAGGACGTTTTCGCCATGGGCCGGCATCCTTGCGCCCGCGGCTAGCCGTTTACTGACTTGACTCGTCATGAAATGCGCTCCTCTCGCAGTTAACCACTACATAATTGATTTGCTCCGTTTCATAATAAATCACTCGGGGAAGGATGGAAAGTAGCAGTGAGCACGAAAGGGAGAAAAGTATGGGGGAAAATCAGGGGAATGTAACGAAAAATGAGGGTGGCCTTCGCCGCTTGAACGCTTCCTGGAGCTTTCACGCAATTTTGGCAGTCCTCATCATCATTTTGGCATTTTCTCATCCGCCCATGTTATTTTACGGGGATACCGACACGGCGAGAAACTACCTCAATACTATTGTTTCCTCGCTGTCCACTATCCTGGCCCTGTGTATTTCCGTGATTCTTGTGGCTATTCAATTGGCCGCAAGTAACTATACTCATCGGGTGCTGGATTTTTACATTCGACTCCCCTACAATGCGTCATTGTTTTTGCTGTACTTAGTGACCATCTTACATAGTTTCTATTTAATGGCTAAGATTCGCGATCCCGTTCGAGAACCGCTTCAAGTCGCTCTTCGTCAAGAAATGAGTGCAGACCTGGTCCTTGTCATGATTTGCTTCATCAGCCTTTTGCTATACATGTACGCGGTAGTGACGCTGTTGAAACCTGACAGAATCATCCACTTGATTTATCGGGATTACCACATTGCATCCCGACGAAAACACTGGCAAAAAGCACAAGCAAATGTGGAGCAACTGTGCGACATTGCCAAACGAGCCGCTTCTGTCAGCGACTCCGTAACAGGTACACTGTGCATGAGAGTCATGCTGGATATTGGGAAAGACTTGCCGCTGCCGGAAAATGAGCAGGACAAACTGCTGAGAGTGCATCAAAACCTGATTGATCAATGGATTGAAATGGTGGGTGTTTGCGCCAAGGAAAAAGAAACTGGACTCATGAAAACTGTTTTGGACGGCTTGTATGAGCAGGGACAGTACTACATTCAAAAAGAGTTCTGGACGGCTGCAGTGGTGGTCATTCGTGCCTACCGCCACATTGTATTCAGTCACTTGTTGGAGGAGGGGCAGTACTACTATGTGGAGACTGTCGCCGTGAGGTTGTATGCTCTAGCAGATGAAGCGACGGCATACGGAGAGCGGGGGCAACTGTTTACGCTTCGGACTTGGAAGGTGATTTGTGCTATTGGTGAGCATATTTTTGCAAGTTCTCCTGAAACCGAGGTGACGTTTCTTCAAGGGTTTTTGCTGTCGAGACACGTTTTTACCACTTTGAACGAACTTCCAGAAGACTTGCGGATTGAAGGGCTGTCCCTTTATTTTCAATTGTGGAAGGCTTTCGCAGTCAGCGCGCAAATGCGTGAAGCTGCACGCTTTGCAACTTGGTGGAAAGAACAGTTTCACGGAAGGCGCGTGTTCCATCAAGGACAACAACTGGCCCTGCAGCTCTGCAGGCACCTGGGACGCGAGGAGATTGAAAAAACGCTTTGTCATGTCTGGGAACTCGAAGAGATTGAACTTCAGCCGCTGCCGGAATTTAATAAATTCCGGCTTGCGTTATTTGACGGTTGGCCAAAGGATACATTCGCCAAGGGATAAAGCGGTATGCTCCACACAGTGAATTCTTCTCTGGTGCAATCATGTCTTGCGGATGCAATACAACTGTCCGCTTGCAGCTTTCTGTTTCAGCGTCGTCAGTCAGGTGTTGTCTCTTCTTTATCCAAATGCGGTCTCTACTTCAGTCAGATGCCTCTTCTTCAGTCGTTTGTTCCATGCTTTTGACGACGCTTCTGTCGGGGGTTACATAGAGTGTTGACTGATCCTTATATAAAGCAAATCCAGGGCGCGCTCCGTTTGGCTTCCAAACGTGTCTGATTTCCGTGAAATCGACAGCAACGTTGGATGACTCCCGTCCTTTTGAGAAATATGCGGCCAAGGTGGCAGCCTGGTGAACCGTTGTTTCGGGGACATCCTTACCGGATGTACGGACAACCACATGTGACCCGGGCTGGTCCTTGACGTGAAACCAAAGGTCGCTTTGTTGGCTGCGACGAAACGTGATTTCATCGTTTTGTGTGTTGTTTCTTCCCACAAAGACAGCAAACCCGTCTTGACTCCGGTATTGTTCTGCTGACTTCTTTTTTTCGGTCCGCTTATCATTAGCTTTCTTTCGCTTTCGCGACGGCTTAAGAAAACCTTGGTCTGTCAACTCTGCTCGCAGTTGCTCTACGTCTTCCGCAGAAGCGTCTTGCGCAATCAGGAGGCAGCTTTCCAAATACGCGATGTCCTGCTCTACAGATTCTTCTTCCGAGACGAGCAAAGACAGGGCACGTTTTTTCTTTCGAGCACGTTTAAAGTATGCTTGTGCGTTTTCGATGGCATCTTTGGCAGGGTTAAGCTCGATAGTCTCCATTTCATTATTTTTATAGAAATTTGGCAGGGATACTTCGGTTTTCCCTTTCCCCAGCTCGTGCGCATAGGCTGTCAGGAGCTCTCCAAAAATTCTATCCGATTCGTGTTCTTCACCGCGGCTTAGTTCCCGGCTTAGTCTTGTCCGCTTGGCGTGCAGGCGGTCAATGGCCTCATTCAGTTTTGCAGTGAGTTCAGAATGCAGTGCTCCTGTTCGCTTTCGAATAGAAATGTCCCGATAGTATTCCTCTATGGCCTCATCCAGCGATGCACATGTTTCCGTCTGTTCGCATGAAGTCAATTGGAACGGTGCATAACTTGACAGTCGTCCAAAAGCGTCCATTCCAAGACACGGGACTTCCCGTCTGTTCTTGACAATTGAAAAGAGGGAAGAGAGGGCATTGACAACTGAAGTCAAGTCGCGGTCTCCATCACTACCCTGAGCCCGAGCCCGCACTAGGGCTTCTTTTGCCGTTACCGGGCCCACTCCTGAAATCAACTTTGGCAGTTGTTTAGCAAGCTTGTCTGCGGTTTGACCCCAGTCTAGATGAGTTAAGGTTTCTTCCGGTTTTGACGCAGACAGTTCAGCCACTGTTTGCTTGGCCTGTGCAGGAGCTCTTGTATATGTAGTTCCTGGAAGAATCGGCCGAACACGGCTCATGTCCGGTGTGACCCGCACAATGCTGTCAATAATACGTCCGGGCTGACCGTTTTCAACAGCGCATATCATTAAGTTGCTGTGGCGGCCCATTAGTTCGAGGATGATTGCGGTTTGAACGGGATCGCCTAAATCATCGTAGCCGTCCACGTAAATCTCCAACACTCGGTCTGTGCCTTGCTGTTGAATCCGTGCTATGCGCCCGCCTTCCATATGTTTCCTTGTCAACATACAAAACATCGGCGGTGCTTCGGGGTTTGCGGGTCGCTGGCCCCGTATCTGATGGGCTCGGTAAAAGTTTCGGTGTGCACTAAGCATTAGTCTTGTCGTACCGATGGATGAGCTTCGCAGTGTTATGACTAAATCCCTCTCAGCGGGCTGATGGATCTTTTCCACCCGCGCCCCAACGAAACACTGCCATTCCTGAATGAGAGCACTTAACATAAGTCCGTCCAAGTTAACTTCTCCCTTCTGCACTACGAGTATAACTGGGTGCGTATTACGTGTCTAACAATTTGGTGTGCTTGTCAGCCTTGTCGACATGTTTGTCCTCGTACAAGCATATGGATTATCAGACATTGCTTAAAGGGGTGGCTCCAGTGGAGAAGAACTGGCATTCTCTAACTCCCAAAGATTGTTTGACTCTGCTTGAAACCACACCAGCGGGTTTAGACCCAGGAGAGGTTGAAGAGCGCCGACGGCAATATGGTGCAAACCAGCTGGTGGAGGGCAAGAAAGTTTCGTTGTTGACGGTATTTTTTAACCAGTTTCGGGATTTTATGATTATCGTCCTGATTGTTGCCACGCTCATCTCAGGCCTCTTGGGTGAGTATACGGATGCCATCACGATTATTGCCATTATTATTCTCAATGGCATTTTGGGATTCGTGCAGGAGGTCAAAGCTGAGAAATCTCTGTCAGCCTTAAAAGAGCTGACAGCCCCTCTGGCCCGTGTGCGACGAAAGGGCGAGATGGTGTCTGTGCCGGCCAAGGAACTTGTTCCAGGCGACATTGTATTGTTGGAAGGCGGCGACAGGGTGCCAGCGGACGGGCGTCTGATAGACGCTTGGGGTATGGATGTAGAAGAATCGTCCCTTACAGGTGAATCAGTTCCTGTCAACAAGCAAGCCCACTCGATGGTTGAAGAGCTGTCCAATCTCGGTGACAGAACCAATATGGTTTATATGGGGACAATGGTGACGCGAGGCAAGGGTGAAATGATTGTAACGGGTACAGGTATGACAACCGAGATGGGAAAGATTGCAGACTTGATGGAGCAGTCGGAGGAGAGCTTGACTCCGTTGCAACAGAGGCTCGACCAACTGGGTAAAATTTTGGTATGGCTGGCACTGGCCATTACAGTTTTGGTCGTCATTGCAGGCGTTTTGCACGGTCAAAATATCTATCAGATGTTTCTTGCAGGTGTGAGTTTGGCTGTTGCAGCGATACCAGAAGGTCTGCCCGCCATTGTCACGATTGCTCTGGCTCTCGGTGTCCAGCGGATGATTAAGCGCAACGCCATTGTCCGAAAGCTGCCCTCCGTTGAGACGCTGGGATGCGCCACAGTGATTTGTTCAGACAAGACAGGCACCTTGACGCAGAATCGAATGACAGTGCAGCGCGTTTGGTCCGACGGAGAGTGGGTCAAAGTGACAGGTTCCGGTTACAATCCCGCGGGAGAGTTTCTGTCTCATGACAATCCTGTCACGCCCCTCAAACGTCCTGGACTAAGGCGGTTAATAGAAGTCTCCGCAGTTTGCAACAACGCTGTCATGCATGTGTCCCAAAGGTCGGAGGAGGAGAACTGGGAAGTGGACGGGGATCCGACTGAGGGAGCCCTGCTGGTTTTGGCAAAGAAGGCCGGGGCCGCTGATTTGGATGAAGAGTTTAAGCGAGTGGATGAAATTCCCTTTGATTCTGAACGAAAGCTGATGTCTGTGCTGGTGGAGCACAACAAAGAAGTCTATTTGTTTGTCAAAGGTGCTCCGGATGTCCTTGTCAATCGCTCGACAAAAATCTATTCCAGCGGGCGCGAAGAAACACTGTCCAAAAACTTGAAAAAGAAAGTCTACGACGCGAACAACCAGATGGCCTCTCAGGCCCTTCGAAATCTAGCCTTTGCCTATCGGGTGTTTCCGTCACTGGAAGCTGCGAAATCTCAGGCAGACCCGGAACAGGACTTAGTCTTTGTCGGTTTGGTTGGGATGATGGATCCGCCTCGTGAAGAGGTGTTTGATGCCATTGGGGTCAGTCACAGAGCTGGGATTCGGACAGTGATGATTACAGGTGATCACCAGGAGACGGCGACTGCGATTGCTCGGCAATTGAACATCCTTCCCAGCGATGGACGTGTGATGAACGGCAGTGAGTTGGACAATGTGTCTGATGAAGACTTGGTTCACCTTGTGGAAGAAACGTACGTGTATGCCCGTGTTTCGCCCGAACACAAGCTCCGCATCGTGAGGGCGCTGCAACAGAACGATGAAGTGGTAGCCATGACTGGAGACGGTGTAAACGACGCGCCTGCCATTAAACAGGCAGACATTGGTATCTCCATGGGAAACACAGGAACAGACGTGGCGAAAGAAGCTTCCGCACTAGTCTTGTCTGATGACAACTTCGCCACCATTGTAGCTGCGGTTGAGGAAGGGCGGGGAATCTACGACAACATTCGAAAGTTTATTCGTTATCTTCTCGCAAGTAACGTTGGCGAGATTATCACGATGTTTGTAGCGATGCTGGTTGGCTTGGCCTTACCCCTGCTCCCCATACAAATTCTGTGGGTTAACCTTGTTACTGACGGCCTTCCTGCCATCGCGCTGGGGGTAGACCCGGCAGAGAAAGATATCATGGCCCGACGTCCGCGCAATGTGAAGGAAGGTATCTTCGCGGGGGGACTGGGGCTTAAAATTCTGAGCAGAGGGGTTCTCATTGGAGCGGTGACACTCGGTATCTTCATCTTGACGCTGCGTCTTGCTCCAGGCAACTTGGCAAAAGCACAGACGATGGCTTATGCAACCTTAACCATGTCGCAATTGATTCTGGTGTTTGACTGTCGCAGTGTAAACGGCGGCATTTTCAACAGGAATATTTTTGAGAACCTGTGGTTGTGGTTGGCCGTACTGTCGTCGGTGGCACTGTTTCTCGTTACCATCTATTTACCGGGGTTGGCAAAAGTGTTTAGCACGGTGCAGCTTGGGCCAAAGGATTGGCTGTTCGTCCTGATTGCTGCAGCCATTCCGACCTTCGCGTTGTCACTGCGCAGAGCGGGCCGAAAGGCGCTCGGGAGCAAATTGTCATCACGTGAGGCGTAAGACCGCAGCAGCGACTCGCGAGCAGACATGAGCGCTTCTAGCGTTGCGGATTTGATATCATCCGATAAAGGCAGTGAATTGCAGGGGCTGTGAATTGTTCACAGCCCCTTACTTGTATTTTCAAAAAAATGTAGAGTAGAATAGAAGCACTCTGGAGGCGTTCACATGGCTGTAAAAAGTATGACTGGGTATGGACAAGCTTCTGTTAAGGAAGGCAATGTTGCGGTTTCCGTCGAGATTCGTGCTGTCAATCACCGTTTTTTTGAATGCGTTGTTCGTGCACCAAGAGATTTGATGATGGTCGAAGAGGCGGTTCGACAGCAGGTGAAAGCCAGTTTTGCCAGAGGTCGTATGGATGTGTATATCTCTTTAGACGAAACGTCGGCAGCAGGGACACTGTCGGTCAACTCAGGACTGCTGGACCAACTGAAGGCGGCAGCAGAAGAAATACAGGCTCAGATTTCAGATATTGGGCCAGCCACTGTGGTAGACTGGCTGCAGTACCCTGGCGTCATTACACCAGTTGTCAGTTCCGTTCAGAGTGAGACATTGTCCGCCGTAACCCTGCGTGCTGTGGCAGACGCGGTCGGCCAATTACTTGCGATGAGGATCCGCGAGGGACAGAGATTAGCAGAGGATATGAAGGAAAAAGTCAGAAACGCACAGGAGCTAACGAACTCTATTGAAAAGCGTGCTCCAATTGTTCTAAAGGCGTGGGAACAACGTTTGCGTGCCAAGTTAGAGGAAGTCGTAGCTCGAACGGATGAGAGTCGAGTGATGACAGAAGTCGTCCTAATGGCAGACAGAATGACAATTGATGAAGAGTTGACGCGACTTCGCAGCCATATTACGGAGTTTCATGCGTCATTGCAGTCTAGCTCAGCCATCGGACGAAGATTGGATTTTATCATTCAGGAAATGAATAGAGAAGTAAATACCATTGCCTCAAAGTCCCAGGACGTAGAAATTGCTCAGACCACGGTGAATCTGAAGGCAATCATTGAACAATTGCGGGAGCAGGTGCAAAATATTGAGTAGCGAAGAATACTAAAGTTTCTTCGCGGGAGGGGAGAACCTGATGCCTATCAAGCTCATTAACATCGGCTTTGGCAATATCGTTTCGGCAAATCGGATAATTTCCATAGTGAGTCCTGAATCTGCACCAATCAAACGAATCATTCAGGAAGCAAGGGACAGAAGCATGTTGATTGACGCAACCTATGGACGCCGAACAAGAGCGGTTATTGTTACCGATTCCGATCACGTAATTCTGTCCGCGGTACAGCCAGAAACAGTGGCTCACCGTCTAAATACGAAAGACCAACTTATTGACGAAGAGGAATGATGGTTTTGACACGTTCGCGATCCGGGATATTATTTGTTCTCAGTGGGCCCTCCGGAGCCGGGAAAGGTACGGTATGCGGCGCATTGATGCAAAGAACACCGGAACTCTCTCTCTCCATTTCAGCGACAACCAGAGCTCCGCGACCCGGAGAAGAGCACGGTGAAAATTATTTCTTTACATCGCGGAGTGAGTTTGAAGAGAAGATAGCGAACAATCAATTGCTTGAGTGGGCAGAGGTATACGGGAACTACTACGGGACGCCCAGGGATTTTGTGGAACAGAAGCTTGCTCAAGGACAGGACGTGCTCCTGGAAATCGATATTCAGGGAGCCATGCAAGTAAAACACCACTATCCAACGGGAGTGTTTCTGTTTCTCGTCCCTCCATCAGCCACTGAACTGAAAGCTCGCATCTTGGGGCGAGGAACCGAGTCTGAAGAATCTTTTCGCAAACGCTTTGGAGCTGCCAGACAGGAACTGCAGATGATGCGCGAGTACAACTACGTTGTGGTTAACGATGTCGTGGAGGCAGCGTGCCAGCGTATCGAAGCCGTCATCGAGGCGGAACACCTGAGCGTCAAACGAAACCTGGATCTATTGCTGGACTGGTGATGTCTTGCTTGATTCACAGGAACTTCGTAAAATAGGATAGAGGATTTGGAAAGTCCGGTTTTGTGGTATGCTAAGAGGTGCCTTAAGATAGAAGCCTTGAAGCAAGTGAAGGAGATGAACCAAGTCTGTGTTATACCCGTCAATTGATGAGCTGGTGAAGCTGGTTGACAGCAAGTACACGCTTGTTGTAACAGCGTCCAAAAGAGCTCGACAGCTGCAAGAAGAGACCATGGACCAACCAGGTGCATCGGCTACGAAAAACGTCAGTCGTGCCCTGTGGGAAATCTACAGTGGAAGCATCACTTATGTGCGAACGCACGAAGGCATTAAATAAGACCAAAGTTTTGCAGCAGAGCAACCACATGGTTGTTCTGTTTTTGTAAATACCTGATTCTAGAGATTGCGGAGGAATCCCCATGGCTCGAATTTTGGTTGGAGTCGGGGGCGGCATCGCCGCCTACAAAGCTGCCTCACTTTGCAGCTTGCTGATGAAGGCTCAGCACGAAGTACAAGTGCTGATGACAGAAAACGCAACGAAATTTATCACGCCGCTAACACTGCAGTCGCTCACGCGCAAACCCGTCGTAGTGGATACATTCAACGAACCGAATCCCACTGAAATTGCACATATTGCCCTGGCGGACAAGGCTGATTTGTATGTGATTGCTCCTGCGACAGCCAATCTCATTGGGAAGCTTGCGGCTGGCATTGCTGATGACATGGTGAGTACTACTGCTCTGGCCGTCACGTCTCCACTGCTCATTGCTCCGGCTATGAACGTTCACATGTTTGAGCACCCTGCGGTTCAACAGAATTTGGCTACCCTTCGGCACAACGGAGCTCTGATTATCAATCCGGGTTCCGGTCCCTTAGCATGCGGATATACCGGCAAAGGCAGACTGGCAGAGCCTGAGGATATCCTGCAAGTGATTACCGCTGTCCTGAACCAAAAGACTGACATGGCTGGGGTACACCTTGTGGTTACCGCTGGACCGACGATTGAAGACATCGATCCCGTTCGTTACCTCAGCAACAATTCCTCCGGAAAAATGGGTTATGCACTGGCCGAGGCTGGAAAACAACGGGGTGCACGAGTGACGTTGATATCAGGACCTACAAATTTACCAGACGTTAGCGGCATCGAGATGATACGCGTGCGGTCCACACAGGATATGTATGATGCAGTAGACAAGGTGGTGGATACAGCCGACATTTATATCAGTGCTGCCGCACCAGTAGATTTTCGCCCTGTGGTAAGACATCATCAAAAGTTGAAGAAAGGTGCCGGTGTCACGCACTTGGAGTTGGAACAGACCACAGATATTCTTCTGTCTGTTGCGGGTCGTAAGCAACCGAGTCAAACATTTGTCGGCTTTGCAGCGGAAACAAGCGATGTCCTGCAGTACGGCATGGCCAAACTCGAACGTAAGAACCTGGACATGGTGGTCGTGAACGACATTCTGGCACCCGGTGCAGGCTTTGCCGGAGACACCAATGTGGTTACTATTCTCATGCGAGGACGGGAGCCAATCGCACTGCCTGTTCTCAACAAGTTTGAGGTAGCAAACAGGATTTTGGACCAAATCCAGGTAGTTCGTCACGAACAGACAGGCGGAATGGATTGTGACTAGATTGACGGCAGAGGTCGTTGTCGATGCAAAAACACGACAAGTGAGCGGGAGTTATACCTACCTCGTCCCCGAGAGGCTAAAAAACACCATACGGCCGGGTCATAGAGTCTACGTTTCGTTTGGCAGACAGCATTTGCAGGGATTTGTTGTGAGCGTAGAGTCAGTTGAGGAAGACATTGATCGAACCGAAGGTACTGATATAGGACCCCGAGCAGATACATATGATAGAACTACGATACTGCGTGCGAGCGACGAAAACCCGAGCCCGTTCAAACCCGTGTTAGCCGTACTTGACAGTGAACCGCTGCTGCGACCGGAACTGCTCTCCTTGCTTCAGGACATGGCACACAGGTACGCGTGTACGCTGTTGGAAGCCATTCAAACAGCAATACCAGGGGCCTACAGAGTTCAGGCAAAGCAAGTATACAAAGGTAATCCGGATGTGAAGCCAGAGCGCCTTGAAGAGGTTCCCTTATGGGAGACGCTGTGCCGACGTCCCCTGTCATTTTCGGAAATTCTGCGGCGTTTTCAGGAGAATGCAAACATTTGGCTGGAATCGCTGATTGCTTGTGGTTCTGTGCATGAAGCGGCAGACCTCCGTGACAGGGTAGCAGCCAAAAAACAAGCCTCGCTGCATCTGACATCCGATGTGAATCAGGCGCGAGGGTTTATCGAGGAAAAGCAAAAGCAGGCCCCAAAACAGGCTCGCTTACTCGAGCAGTTGCTGCATCAATCACCTCAGTCTGTGCATTCGCTGGGCGTTGTCCCTTCAGATGGTGCTGTGAGGGCTTTACTTCGTGCCGGATTAGTCCGTGTCTCAGAAGAAGAGGTGTACAGACGACCGCTTGATACTGGGCTCAATGAGACGGTAGATTCCCAGCGCGAACTGACAAGATTACAGACTGCCGCTGTGAAGGCAATCGAAGAGGCAGTCAGTTCTTCTGTCTACCATGAATTTGTTCTGCACGGAGTGACAGGGAGCGGGAAGACGGAGGTTTATATCCGAACCATTGCCAGTGCCGTAAATCAGGGCGGCGCCGCCGCTGTTTTGGTGCCTGAGATTGTCTTGACCCCTCAGATGGTGGGACGGTTTACCGGTCATTTTGGGAGTTTAGTGGCTGTATTGCACTCGGGGTTGTCGCAAGGAGAGCGCCGGGACGAATGGCTCAGAATTCGTCGGGGTCAGGCAAGGGTTGTCATCGGAGCGAGATCGGCTGTGTTTGCGCCTGTGGAGAATTTGAAGCTGATTATTGTTGACGAGGAGCATGAGGCATCCTACAAGCAGGAGGAAACACCTTATTATGATGCTCGGGAAATCGCTTCGATGCGGGCAAAGAGGGAGCAGGCTGTGGTTGTGTTTGGCTCAGCAACACCGTCACTTGAGACGATGTACAAGGCAGAACAGGGTCAGGCCAGAATCCTGACACTCCCCTCGAGAATTAATGATCAGCCGCTGCCGCCGGTGGAGGTTGTGGATATGCGCGAAGAACTTCGCAGCGGCAATCGTTCGATTTTCAGCAACTCGTTGCAGGAAGGTGTCGAACAAGCTGTACGTCACGGTCAGCAAGCGGTTCTGTTTCTGAACCGGCGCGGGTTTGCTTCGTTTGTTTTATGCCGGGAATGCGGCGAAGTCATGCAGTGCCCGCGCTGCGATATATCACTGACCTTACACGGACGACCGGGACAACATTATCTAGAGTGCCATTACTGCCAGTTTCACACACCGATGTCGTCGGTGTGTCCTCACTGCGGTGAATCTGCTTTACGTCCGTTTGGAATTGGAACACAGCAAGTCGAACAGCATTTGAACGATTTATGGCCGGATTTTCGTGTGCTCCGCATGGATGTGGATACGACTCGCAAGAAGGGTGCCCATAAGCGGGCTGTCGAGCAGTTTTATGAAGGAGGGGCGGATATCCTGCTCGGAACGCAGATGATTGCGAAGGGTCTTGACTTTCCGAACGTGACCTTCGTCGGTGTCATTGCTGCGGACACTCTCCTAGCAATCCCGGACTACAGGGCTTCAGAGCGCACGTTCAGCTTGTTGACACAAGTGGCCGGCCGGGCCGGAAGAGCAGACTTGCCGGGACGCATTGTGGTTCAAACCTATCGACCCTCTCACTACGCCATCACGGCAGCTGCACGTCATGACTACCGCGAGTTTTATGAGCTGGAACGTCAACTGCGAGAGAATTTCTGGTATCCTCCTTTTTGCGAAATGACGGTGTTCAAAGCTGTTCACAATGAAGAGAACATAGCGAAAGGTGCGGCGAGGCGGTTCGAGCGTGAACTGAAAAGACGTCTGCAGGACGAGACTGTAACTGTGCTGCCGGCTGCTCCGGAGCGAATTGCGCGCATTGAAGATAAATTCCGGTTTCAAGTTGTGGTAAAGTATTCACAGTGGCACCGCGTTGCGCAGGGTATCACAGCGGCTTATCGCGTTGTGGACGAGAAAATGAGAAAACTCAAGGGCATTTGTGTCCTTGATGTCAACGCGGGTAGAATTTAATCCATACACTTATTTGGAGAGGTATATAGAAAAGGAGTTATCCAAATGGCAATTCGAATTATCCGTACGGGCAATGATCCAGTGTTAAGGGACAAAGCAAAACCTGTCCCGAA
Proteins encoded in this window:
- a CDS encoding DUF2254 family protein → MGENQGNVTKNEGGLRRLNASWSFHAILAVLIIILAFSHPPMLFYGDTDTARNYLNTIVSSLSTILALCISVILVAIQLAASNYTHRVLDFYIRLPYNASLFLLYLVTILHSFYLMAKIRDPVREPLQVALRQEMSADLVLVMICFISLLLYMYAVVTLLKPDRIIHLIYRDYHIASRRKHWQKAQANVEQLCDIAKRAASVSDSVTGTLCMRVMLDIGKDLPLPENEQDKLLRVHQNLIDQWIEMVGVCAKEKETGLMKTVLDGLYEQGQYYIQKEFWTAAVVVIRAYRHIVFSHLLEEGQYYYVETVAVRLYALADEATAYGERGQLFTLRTWKVICAIGEHIFASSPETEVTFLQGFLLSRHVFTTLNELPEDLRIEGLSLYFQLWKAFAVSAQMREAARFATWWKEQFHGRRVFHQGQQLALQLCRHLGREEIEKTLCHVWELEEIELQPLPEFNKFRLALFDGWPKDTFAKG
- a CDS encoding NFACT family protein, encoding MDGLMLSALIQEWQCFVGARVEKIHQPAERDLVITLRSSSIGTTRLMLSAHRNFYRAHQIRGQRPANPEAPPMFCMLTRKHMEGGRIARIQQQGTDRVLEIYVDGYDDLGDPVQTAIILELMGRHSNLMICAVENGQPGRIIDSIVRVTPDMSRVRPILPGTTYTRAPAQAKQTVAELSASKPEETLTHLDWGQTADKLAKQLPKLISGVGPVTAKEALVRARAQGSDGDRDLTSVVNALSSLFSIVKNRREVPCLGMDAFGRLSSYAPFQLTSCEQTETCASLDEAIEEYYRDISIRKRTGALHSELTAKLNEAIDRLHAKRTRLSRELSRGEEHESDRIFGELLTAYAHELGKGKTEVSLPNFYKNNEMETIELNPAKDAIENAQAYFKRARKKKRALSLLVSEEESVEQDIAYLESCLLIAQDASAEDVEQLRAELTDQGFLKPSRKRKKANDKRTEKKKSAEQYRSQDGFAVFVGRNNTQNDEITFRRSQQSDLWFHVKDQPGSHVVVRTSGKDVPETTVHQAATLAAYFSKGRESSNVAVDFTEIRHVWKPNGARPGFALYKDQSTLYVTPDRSVVKSMEQTTEEEASD
- a CDS encoding YicC/YloC family endoribonuclease, which translates into the protein MAVKSMTGYGQASVKEGNVAVSVEIRAVNHRFFECVVRAPRDLMMVEEAVRQQVKASFARGRMDVYISLDETSAAGTLSVNSGLLDQLKAAAEEIQAQISDIGPATVVDWLQYPGVITPVVSSVQSETLSAVTLRAVADAVGQLLAMRIREGQRLAEDMKEKVRNAQELTNSIEKRAPIVLKAWEQRLRAKLEEVVARTDESRVMTEVVLMADRMTIDEELTRLRSHITEFHASLQSSSAIGRRLDFIIQEMNREVNTIASKSQDVEIAQTTVNLKAIIEQLREQVQNIE
- the gmk gene encoding guanylate kinase, with product MTRSRSGILFVLSGPSGAGKGTVCGALMQRTPELSLSISATTRAPRPGEEHGENYFFTSRSEFEEKIANNQLLEWAEVYGNYYGTPRDFVEQKLAQGQDVLLEIDIQGAMQVKHHYPTGVFLFLVPPSATELKARILGRGTESEESFRKRFGAARQELQMMREYNYVVVNDVVEAACQRIEAVIEAEHLSVKRNLDLLLDW
- the remA gene encoding extracellular matrix/biofilm regulator RemA; this translates as MPIKLINIGFGNIVSANRIISIVSPESAPIKRIIQEARDRSMLIDATYGRRTRAVIVTDSDHVILSAVQPETVAHRLNTKDQLIDEEE
- a CDS encoding calcium-translocating P-type ATPase, SERCA-type encodes the protein MDYQTLLKGVAPVEKNWHSLTPKDCLTLLETTPAGLDPGEVEERRRQYGANQLVEGKKVSLLTVFFNQFRDFMIIVLIVATLISGLLGEYTDAITIIAIIILNGILGFVQEVKAEKSLSALKELTAPLARVRRKGEMVSVPAKELVPGDIVLLEGGDRVPADGRLIDAWGMDVEESSLTGESVPVNKQAHSMVEELSNLGDRTNMVYMGTMVTRGKGEMIVTGTGMTTEMGKIADLMEQSEESLTPLQQRLDQLGKILVWLALAITVLVVIAGVLHGQNIYQMFLAGVSLAVAAIPEGLPAIVTIALALGVQRMIKRNAIVRKLPSVETLGCATVICSDKTGTLTQNRMTVQRVWSDGEWVKVTGSGYNPAGEFLSHDNPVTPLKRPGLRRLIEVSAVCNNAVMHVSQRSEEENWEVDGDPTEGALLVLAKKAGAADLDEEFKRVDEIPFDSERKLMSVLVEHNKEVYLFVKGAPDVLVNRSTKIYSSGREETLSKNLKKKVYDANNQMASQALRNLAFAYRVFPSLEAAKSQADPEQDLVFVGLVGMMDPPREEVFDAIGVSHRAGIRTVMITGDHQETATAIARQLNILPSDGRVMNGSELDNVSDEDLVHLVEETYVYARVSPEHKLRIVRALQQNDEVVAMTGDGVNDAPAIKQADIGISMGNTGTDVAKEASALVLSDDNFATIVAAVEEGRGIYDNIRKFIRYLLASNVGEIITMFVAMLVGLALPLLPIQILWVNLVTDGLPAIALGVDPAEKDIMARRPRNVKEGIFAGGLGLKILSRGVLIGAVTLGIFILTLRLAPGNLAKAQTMAYATLTMSQLILVFDCRSVNGGIFNRNIFENLWLWLAVLSSVALFLVTIYLPGLAKVFSTVQLGPKDWLFVLIAAAIPTFALSLRRAGRKALGSKLSSREA